In the genome of Fervidobacterium nodosum Rt17-B1, the window ATCTTCTAGAATTTGTTTTAGTGGTGTTTGAAATTGTTTTTTTAAAGCTTCCTGTAACTTTGCATTTTTCGGTTGAACCATCATTATTATAAATTTTTTTGAATTAATTATTCCTTTCGCAAACCTAGCACTTCCGATTGTATTTGGAATATTCATTATTATTTTGCCATTTGAATCATTGTAATCACTGAAGATTAATTTACCATTTTCAATTTTAAGTTTTTTCTTCTCAATTACTGCACTTAAGCTTGATTGCTGTGGAACGAAGAAAGGTAGTATTAAATAATTATTGGTTGCTTCTAATTCTTCCGTTTTCCAAACGCTCTGAGACAAAAACATATCAATTGTGTTTGTCAAATTTTGAACATCCGCGTAGAATTCCGCGTACTCTTTTTGTTGATTTAAAACGTTTAATGTCGCGTTAAATATTAGCCCTAACATTCCAAAGATTATTACAAACACTATTAAACTAGCTATCAAACCTGTTAAAGTAAGGTCCATTCATCTCTCCCCTTAATAGTCTAATTTAATTTGTGGATTTATATTTGTAAACCGTGAAATCGCTTATCTTACCTGGCGCGTATTCTATCGTGAATGTAAATTTATCAAAATAATTGCCCGGAATGGAAGTTCTGCTGAATTTGTTTAACCGTGGATAATTACCTGGTGATGGATTACCGTAAAAAGCAGTATTTATTTCGCCTACCGCGTTACTAAAATCTGTTTGGATATAAACCCACCTTGCTATAAAATTCTGTAGTTCGGTAACCTTTTGAAAATTATTTAGCATGGCAACCGAATTTATAACAGATGATAACCCATATGTTATCACCATAAATACTATAGAAATCAGCAAAATAGCCACTACACTCTCAGTTAATGTAAACCCTTTTTTGTACACTTTAAACACTTAATTTATTCCCCCCTTTTTGCATTCTCTAAATATTAGACAACTCTTTCCGATAATTTGTTTAGAAGGAAAAAATACAAAATTTATATAGGGGTGTATCAGTGTGGAAAAATTGCTTATTTTCAATGATAACACGGCAAAAGCTAATAAGATACAAAACACTGAATATCTAAAGAAAAATTTCTTAAATATAATA includes:
- a CDS encoding PulJ/GspJ family protein; translated protein: MFKVYKKGFTLTESVVAILLISIVFMVITYGLSSVINSVAMLNNFQKVTELQNFIARWVYIQTDFSNAVGEINTAFYGNPSPGNYPRLNKFSRTSIPGNYFDKFTFTIEYAPGKISDFTVYKYKSTN